The Homo sapiens chromosome 16, GRCh38.p14 Primary Assembly genome includes the window gtgatctggcctccaaaagtgctgggattacaggtgtgcgcagGGCATCCCCCTTGTGTACACTGTACTTGGGCCATGGCTGACAATTGGCAGGGCCAGGACATGAACTCAGGTCTCAGTGCTTTCCAGGCCTATGCTTTCCTATCCTCATCTGCTGCCTCCCAGAAACCAGGGGAGTGAAGGAGACTGCTTTTCTTCAGTTGGCCAGTGGGTCTATTGAGGCAAGCCTGCTTGTAGGTAGATGTGCTGTTCCTCTGCTCAAATATGGACttgtctctcattctttctccccAAAGACTTGGATCTGGAGAGTTGGTGTCCAGGAGAGTGTCATGCTAGAGCCTGGCCAGAAGACAATCTCTAGTTGCCATTTCCCCTCAGTGTGACCCTTGCAAGTGCCTAGGGTTTTTGGTTACCTAATTTCCTTCCTAGTCCTTAACACACACATGAAACACACAGAAATACTGAAGAAAGTACTGAGAGCTACTTGGATAAAATAGCAAAAGGAAGTTCTACAAGACAGAGAATTGGATCAGACCAGCTGGTGTTGCTTAAATCACCAAATGTCAGAGGATTCTAAGTGAGCACTTGTAATGGAACCTTTTAGAGATGTTGCTCTGAGCATGAAGGATGGGACTAGAATgagaatttttattgtatttcttgaTGAACCTGTCAGTCCCGCCCTTAAAATGTAAGTGCCTCTTTAAGGCCTGCCAGGGTGACCCTAAGACCTCAGGCCAAGTCTGCCTCCTGGAGCAGCACCTAGAGACTGTTCCTTCCTGCCAGTCCCTGGCATTTGGGCCAGCAGGTCCTGTCTTGCTCATGAACTGTCTGTCAGTCCAGCCTCTTGATCTGATGTCTTCTGGAATGGCCTGCTTCATCCTGTCCCTGATAGGCCTCCACTACTGGTTTTTGCAACCTGGCTCTCTGCTGCCCCCGCCTGTCTAGAATCAAGACTGGCAGCAGCCACCTAGATATCCCCCTGCTCTGCTAGGCAGAGATCCAGTTCTTGGAAGAGGGTTCTTGGGATCATCTTTCCTCCAGCTtgcctggcctgaaatttctGATGAGGGAAGAAGATAGCAATGACACAGACATGCAGTGTCATCTACACCTCTCTATCTCTGATTCTTGTGTGGTCTGGTCTTGCTACCTCCCTGTCACTTTCCTGCGTGACTTCTTGATCTTTCTTTGAAATCTTTTGCAATTGCTATGTGATAAGCACTTTTAAATATGTGCTTATCTTATGAGTATGTTGTCTTTTCCTTTGCCAGTTTCACTCATGTATGTCTGACTGCCCTAAAGAGGAATGCAGGCCCCCCTTAAGAGCCTTCCTGTTCCCTCACCCTGTAAGTCCTGGAACAACACTTAGGGAACATTCCCTTCACccaggaaagaagctgtctgcccccccgctttttttttttttaatagaaacagggatgggctaggtgcagtggctcaagcctgtcatcccaggactttgggaggataaaacaggtggattgcttgagctcaggagttcgagaccagcctggccaacatggtggtcccagctactctggaggctgaagtgggaggatggcttgagctagggaggcagaggttacagtgagccaagattgtgccactgcactctagcctgggaaacagagccagaccctgtctcaaaacaaaacaaacaaacaaacaaacaaaaaggaaacagggtcttgctgtgttgcccaggctggtctcaaactcctggcttcaagcaatcttcccacctcagcctctcaaagtgttgggattacaggcataaaccaccacacccagttagctatgtgttctttttttcttactttttttttttttttagccgtGTGTTCTTAACCAAGGCTAGGCCTCAGAATGATTCTGAGGACGGGCTGGAGTGTGTTGGGCAGAGCCTTTTGAAAACACACATTCCTAAGCCCTTCCCCTAGAGACTGACTCAGGAAATAATAGTGTGGAATTCAAGAGTGTGTATTTCTTCAGTTCTCCAGATAATTCTGGTATTTGTCCTGGCAAAGGCTCAGTGAGCTGCACACAGGTGTACACGCGtacccattcactcactcattcagtaTATTTGACAAATATGTGTATACCACTAGGTGCCAGGCAGGTGCTGGGGCTCCAGTATAGAACAAAGGCAGGTCCCTTGCCTCATGGAgcttatgtgtgtatgtgtgtaacagacacacacatgcattcacacaTATGCAAACTGTTCATGCCACCGGAATGCACAGCCTGTAGCGGAGTTAATTAGTACAGGCAGAGTGATGGTTTGTTCCAGAAGACATAGGTGCTCTTGTGTTTTCCTTTCTGCAGATCCTCAGCACTCTTGTTAAAGGGACACGCAGACCTGTGACCTGCAAGATTCGCATCCTGCCATCGGTAAGGATGGTGTGTTACATATGAAGGTCCATTCTCTCTGGTGATGTTGGATTTAGGTTTGTGAACGATTCTTGAGGTGCTAAATTAGGCTTGGAGGAGAGAGTAGAGCTGAGCCTACTTTAGGAGGCAGCAGCTGCTCCTTCTGGAGCTTCAGTAACCATCCTGTGTGGTCCTCCTCCTCAGCTAGAAGATACCCTGAGCCTTGTGAAGCGGATAGAGAGGACTGGCATTGCTGCCATCGCAGTTCATGGGAGGTGAGTGGTCACCTTTCTAGTGACTGGCAGGGAGGTCCTAACCCATCTTAGTGATCCTTCCTTAATTGATCTGTCACCCCAAGTGACAGCCAATTTCTCTTCTACATATTCAGCCTACCTCTGCCTAGCTCTTTGATATCTTATGAGTCTGGAGGGCAGGCAGACCCTGAATGGGCTTTTGCATTTGCCTTTCTTTCATTCATGGAGTGCCTATTGAGGGTAGGTACTGAGGtttagagacacagagagactaAGAAAGGAGAAACACCTCTACTATCAGGATGTGTAAATGCTAGAGATTGAGTAATTTGCTCAAAATCATACCATGCAGCCAGTACGTGGTGGAATTCTGACCCTCATGagaaaaatctcatttatttccttccctccctccctccctcccttccttccttccctccctccctcccttccttccttccctccctccctccttccttccctccttccttccttctttccttcctcccctcccctccccctcccttctcccctccctctcccatctcctcccctctcccccctcccctcccatctcctcccctctcccctcccatctcctcccctctcccctcccatctcctcccctctcccttcccatctcctcccctcccccctcccctctcctctcccctcctctcctctcctcctctttgtcattctgtcacccaggctggagtgcagtagcgcagtcttggctcactgcaatctccatctcccgggttcaagtgattctcctgcctcagcctcccgagtagctgagattacaggtgcgctccaccatgcccagctaatttttatatttttagtagagacagggtttcaccacgttggccaggctggtttcaaactcctgatctcaggtgatctgcccaccttggcctcccaaagtactgggattacaggcatgagccaccaggcccagcctcattttctttctattatatTGAGCAATGACTTCTCCCTTGAATAATCCCAGACAGACTgctttgtttatgtgtttttcattgttgttgttgttttttgagacagtcttgctctgttacccaggctggagtgaagtggcacaatcatagctcactgcagcctcaaactcctgggctcaagtaatcctcctgcctcagcctcctgagtagctgaaactacaggcacatgccaccacacctggctaattttttatttttttgtagtgacgggatctccttatgttgcccaggctggtctcaaactcctgggcttaagtgatcctcctgcctcagcccctcaaagtgctgggattacaggcttgagccaccatacccaacctATTCTTTTAAAGGCTCTGCCTCTCTTGTCTGCATTTGTTGGACTGCCAGCTGTCACAATGACTAAACAATCCTTCTAGCTGTAGCTAATGTACTCTATGCTGAGAGCTGAGGTTCTGAAGGCCACCCTTGGCTTACCATTCACACTTGTTCCCTGTGTCCAGGATGTGATTTTGTACAGCATCTCAGGTCAGTAGACTTGGGCCAGAGGGACCTCTCTTCTCTGAGTGATGTTCCTTTGGGCTTAGGGGTCTTATAGGAAGAGCCCAAGTTGTTGATTGTGCTCTTACAACATTTTCAGAGAAGGGAACCCAGAACTCCCTTCATACAAAGCAGAGCAAAGCAGAGTTGCTTGGGTTGAAGCCAGGAGGGAGGAGTACACACTTGTACACATATGCGCCTTCCCAAGGCAGCAGGCTTTGGATTCAGACTCCCTGGTTTGAGATCCCGGCTCTGCTGCTTGTTAGCTGTATATCCTTGGgaaatcacttaacctttctgagcacAACATTCCTTGTTTAGAAATTAAGATAATTTCTACTTTATAGGGTTGTCCCAGGGCTTTTATGAGATTGTGAATATAAAtccttggcacagtgcctggcatgtagtattctttctctctcttttttttttttttttttttttgagacggagtcttgctctgttgcccaggctggagtgcagtggcatgatctcggctcactgcaaccttcgcctcctgggttcaagcaattctcctgcctcagcctcctgagtagctgggattacaggtgcctgccaccatgcctggctttttttttttttttttttgtatttttagtagagatggggtttcaccatgttggccaggctggtctcaaactcctaacctcaaataatccacccaccttggcttcccaaagtgcagggattacaggcgtgagccaccatgccaagccagtATTCTCTTAATAAAGGAAGCTATTATTTTTTACCCGTAGTTGGGAACACTCGGAAGACAGATGTGGGTGAGTTTGAAGAAGCCCTTTGTGACCATCAAAGCTGGTGAGATGGGCTAAAAGTGACCATTGGAGATGTAGGGAGACAGAGGTAGAGGCTAGGTTGACAGGGCCCTCGACCCTTTTGTTGAAGAGTATAGTAGAGgggcccgggcgcggtggctaacgcctagaatcccaccactttaggaggccgaggcgggtggatcacatgaggtcaggagttcaagaccagcctgaccaacatggtaaaaccctgtttctactaaaaaaaatacaaaattagctaggcatggtagctcatgcctgtaatcccagctacctgggaggctgaggtagaattgcctgaacccaggaggtggaggttgcagtgagccgagattgcaccattgcactccagcctgggcaacaagaatgaaacaccatatcaaaaataaaagaacaagagtATAGCAGAGGGGACATACTCAGACAAGAGCTGGACAAGGGCTATCTGGTCGACCGTCTTGCTTGCTTTGTTGCTGAGCACAGCTCAGGTCAGGCCTCACGTCAGCAGCCCTAAAACTCATGCACAAGAACTTGCAGTTGACTTTGGAAGGAGGGGCCCCAGGTTGTGGTCCTGCCTCCCTTGTGCCGTGGTGTGGCAGCCATGGTCCGTGCCTTTCCTGGGTGCGGGGCCTACCCTGTGTCAGGTGCCTCTCCCTAGGATCAGCTGTGCAACTTGGCTTTGGCATTGGCAGCTGTGTGGGAGTGGCCAGTCTGAGCAGCAGCAGCTGTTCCCAGTCCCTTGGAGAGGGCAGGACTGGGACAGTAGGGGCAGCACTCTTATGGCCCTGTCCCTCATCTCTGGCAGAGGCAAAAGGAAGCTAGGGAAAAGCAACATGACCTTGGGAGCCAGGCCACCCACCATGCCCCCCTGCAGCCAGGCCTCCCCTGCAGGCCTCCAAGAGCTGGACTTGCCGTCTCAGCATGGATCTgtgctgcccctgcccctcacAGTTCTCCAGAGGGCAGGGAGAGCCATTTCCTGCCACCTGTCCTTGATTGCCATATGGCCACCTGACCTTCCTGAGGTTCAGTGGGGAGGACAGTAAGGTTTGGCTGAGGTAACCCTGTGTGAGTGGTGTCGTGGCTTTTGGTGCTTAGCCCTCAGCCCCATCTTTCTATCTCCAAGGAAGCGGGAGGAGCGACCTCAGCATCCTGTCAGCTGTGAAGTCATCAAAGCCATTGCTGATACCCTCTCCATTCCTGTCATAGCCAAGTAAGCCTCCTGTCTTCATCATGTACTCTGTGTCCCACAGAGCTAAGGGCTGGGTGGTAGCCAGGCCCAGCCTTCCCTAGAGTGAAAAGTTTTAGGGGTGGCTTGAAAAGGGCAGGGCTTTCCACAAGACCCCAGACCTGTTCCTTCTGCTGCCACCTGAGACCCTCCCCTCTGCATGCCTGTCTCAGGACTGAGGCTGCCGACTGACTCCTGATGAAATGTACAGAGACAGAGCAGGGGGTCCTTGGAGCagcaggctgcagggaggggaaagTATGACCTAACTgggcctccttccttcctcttgtcATCACTAGGGTGTCTGTTCCTCTCGCCAGGGTTTTGACTTAGCCCTCAGTGAACATATAAGTGGCCCATTCAGCTTGGGGGTTTTCCTGTAGCCCCAGTAGCCCAGTTATGGACCCATGTCTCCAGATGTGGGCTGGCTGTAGCCACTGTTTTAGATTAGGGGCAAGGAAAGTAAATTTCCTGGATTACCTATTAAGTGCCAGGCACTCtacatgtattatctcagttAGTGCTCCTAACTTCATAATGGGATATGGATTCTAATATCCACTTTACTGAAGCTCTGATAGCTGAAGGGACTTGGCCAAATTCACATTGTTAATCAGTGGCAGATCTGAGAGCTGACTTTTTCTGAAAATGCTGATAGGTTCCGTGATGGGGACACCCCTAACCCTCTGGTTGCTTTTTAGCGGAGGATCTCATGACCACATCCAACAGTATTCGGACATAGAGGACTTTCGACAAGCCACGGCAGCCTCTTCCGTGATGGTGGCCCGAGCAGCCATGTGGAACCCATCTATCTTCCTCAAGGAGGGTCTGCGGCCCCTGGAGGAGGTCATGCAGAAATACATCAGATACGTACGTCTCTGTACTTTTTCAAAACAAGCATTTCTCACTGTCTACCACACTCCTGCAGAGAGCACTTTGTGTGAGCCCCCAGCTGCCAGCTGTGCTTGCtgttcctctccttttctttttagctCATGTAGTGTAGCTGCACTAGCTCACTGCTTTATTCGGTCTCCCCAGCTGCAATGCTAAGAGAGGATGCTGGGGGGCATACCCCTACCATCTCCTAAAGCTTCCAGAGGTTTGCAGGTCATAGCAAGAACCTTCTAGATCCAGGATGCTGTTGGAACCCCGAACACATgatatatatctttctttttctcacacgCTGCACATACAGAGGCATATGCACGTGGACTGTGGGTTCTGCATCATCAAAGGCATATGTGCCTATAGGTTGGCTCAGGAGCAGCCACAGCCAAGAGGAGCAATTGAGAAATTTCTCACCTGATTTGACTCATCAGTcgaaataatttctaaaacttttctcttgctaattCCAGAATGCTTTAAGCATAACCCTCTACTTAgggaatagctttttttttttttttttgagatggggtcttgctctgttgcccaggtgtgagcatagtggcataatcatgactcactgcagtcttgacctcctgggctcaagtgatcctcctgcttcagcctcccaagtagttgggactacaggcatgtgccacaacactcagctaattttttatttttttaatagagatgaggtctccctatgttgcccaggctgggaatgGCCTTTTCTAAACCAGTTTCTTCTCATTGAGAGGTTGATGGTAGTGCCAAGGGCATATCcctataaaagaaaatgaagagttcaCTTGCCTTATCTCTTTGGCACAACCCTGGAACTCTGTGGGACTCTGATCAGCTGCACATGTCTGCAGGGAGAGACAGTGAGTGGTCCTCAAATTCTTCAGTGAATTGGGTCTGAACAGAGGGTGCAGTCTTTGCCCAGAGCAGAGTTCCACCCTCCTCTTCAGTCCTAGGGTTCATACCTGCCTAGGAGTGCCTGTGGCTGCCATGGTATGTGAGTGTTTCCATGGCTGTGCAAGCTAGGATGGTAAGATGCCCTGAGGTCTGCGTCCAGAGCTGGGCAGCCTTTGTCCTATTTCCTGTTCAATGCTGCAGCCCTCACTCCCTGGTTCTGGTGTCCTGCTGGGCAAGTTGGTGACCACCAGCTCTCCAATGGTCTGGGATAGCTCCATGGCAAGGGAGGGCTTGCCCCAGCCCAGGTCAGCTATCCAGCTTTTTGGCCAGCTGGCAAGTCTGGCCAAGAAGACGTGCTGAACAGTGCTGAGCTTGCTCACTGGGTGAAAGGTGATATTATCATTCCTGCTGAGCCATCTCTTGGCAGCTCCTCAAGAGGGTGTGCTATCACAGAGAAAGGGAGCGGCTTTCAAGCATAGGCAGGGCTGCTTCTGGTCCAGCCAGGTGCCTTCTTCCCAGACAAGCTGAGTCAAGGACTTGCCACCAGCCGGGGCGCCCCGACTTACTTCCCACTTTGTCCTGAGCGTGCCGTGGCACTTTCCCAGCCACTGAAGTCATAGGCCCACGTGGAGTTACTAGAGCAGCatagggggtgggggatgggagggtgTCCTGGAGGGCTGGGGAAGGCCACCTTCACCCAATACTGCTCTCCTGCCCTACCTCTAGCCAGCCGACTTCCACTGGGTGTCCCAGGCAGTCAGTCATCTTGCCTCCCTGAGCCTTCATTTCACGGTCTGTGGAGTGATGGTGACAGTTGCACCTCACACTTGTATAGATAAATGTAGTCATGAGTAACCCATGTGAACTAAATGATGCTGTGTTTTACCCACGTAGGGGGAAGTTAGAGGCTATTCAAGATGTGGGAAGGGAAGGTGCCCATTCTGGTTAGAAGGAATAGAAGAATCTCACCCCTTTCCTGGCACTGGACCTGCCATGCCAGAATTTGGTGtgtttcccctcccttccctggaAGATACTTGGCAGTAGGTCCTCTGtggtggctgaagcaggaaggGGCTCCCGCACTTCGAGACCTCAGTCAGGCTGTCCAGGAGAATGTGTTTCTGACCGTGGTCCTTGGCTGTGACCCTCAAGCTTTGTACCACTAGCTGGAAGAGTAGATGACCAAGGTCGAAgtggctttttaatttatttttatttttatttttaattttagatagggtctcagtctgttgcccaggctggagtgcagtggcatgatcatagctcactacagccacaactcctgggtgcaagcaatcctcttgccttagcctccctagtagctatggctacaggtgtgtgccaacatgcctggctaattttctttttctttttttttttttttttgagacagagttttgctgttgtcgcccaggctggagtgcagtggcacgatcttggctcaccgcaaccttcgcctccagggttcaagcgattctcttgcctcagcctcccgagtagctgggattacaggcacccgccaccacgcccagctaattttgtatttttagtagagacggggcttcaccatgttggtcaggctggtcttgaactcctgacctcaggtgatccgcccgccttggcctcccaaggtgctgtgattacaggcgtgagccaccgtgcccagccgataattttcttttttttaatttttgtagagttgagtcttacgttgcccaggctgctcttgaactcctagcctcaagcagtcctcctgcattggcctctcagagtgctgggattacagatgtgagccactgctcctggccagtgGTGGTTCTTCTTATGGGGGTCACATTGCCTTGGCTACACATACATCTCTGGTGCCTTCTTGGAGCTCCTTTCCCTGCCATCAGAGCATAGCCCAGGCCTTAGAGCCTGCCTGGGCATCAGGCAAGTCATTTCTTTTCTCAGGCGGTGCAGTATGACAACCACTACACCAACACCAAGTACTGCTTGTGCCAGATGCTACGAGAACAGCTGGAGTCGCCCCAGGGAAGGTTGCTCCATGCTGCCCAGTCTTCCCGGGAAATTTGGTAAGAGGCACAATAAGATGTCCATCTGTCCTTGTACGCATTGCCCAAGTTTGACTTTGAGCCCTAAGCTGACTCCACCAGGGGACCAGGGACACAGCTTCTGGATGTAGATGTAGAGGAGTGGAGTGATGGTACAGCTTTGCCTCCCAGGAGGGGATTCTTTGAAAGCTTTGAAACGTCCCATCCCTGGACGGATCAGCAGAGCTCTGGGAACTAGGGTACTAGAAGGATAGAGGAATGCAAAGGAAGGGGATTTTCCATAAATGGGATAGTCACAGGCCAGGCCCCCAGGAACCAGTGGTCAGGAGAATTGGGCTGTAGCATGGAGCCTCTACCTTGAGCCTGCACTCACATCCATCACCCTGCAGTTTGAGAGACCACCTGTTGATTCTCTAGATCAGGTGCAGCTCTAGCTCAGATGGTTGACAGTTGAGGCCCTTCACAAGCTGGCCTAGCCACTGCCCCCACAGCTCCCTGTCTACCTGTCTGCTTCCAGAACTCCACACCTGTGCTTGTAATGGGTCGTCTGCCTGGAAGGCTCTCTCCCTCTCACGTGAGCTATCTGTAGCCTCCCTCTTACATAGATGCCTTTCTGAACCACTTTTGCCATTGGGGATCTATCTTCGtttgagtcttccagccttcaagATGTTTCCTAGAAGGGAAAAACCTTTGCCAGAGCCCTCTTCCCACCCTTGGCTTATGGCATTGGTTCAGTCCCTACCCCACATAACTCTGTAGCTCTGGGTGGTGCCTCAGTGTCAGCTGAGACCCATGTATAACTGCCTGTGGCTGGGCGGGAAGTGGGGAACCACTTAGTGGTCAggcctctgtctcttcctcccaTGGGCCCATGTGCTTGATCAGCATTGGTTAACTCAGTCACGGCTGGCTGGGGATACCATCTGTGTGCTTCCCCTCAGGAGAGAGGCTGCAGGTGGTGGGGGTGACCTTTACAACCTTTgccacccagcccagcctccctccAGTGTCCACGCTTGGGTTCACATTCACTTTCCATCTTCCAGTCCACAGTAAtcccagggctgggcagggggcaCATTCTGATGGCCAGGCCCCGGTGGTGTTTTGGTGTATGTGGTAGAGGAGTTTCTCAGTGGTGGGGCCCTGGGGTCCTGCAGTACCCTGGATGCTGGCTCCGCTAAAGTGTTTGCTCTGATCTGCTTCTTCCTCCCTAGTGAGGCCTTTGGCCTTGGTGCCTTCTATGAGGAGACCACACAGGAGCTGGATGCCCAGCAGGCCAGGCTCTCAGCCAAGACTTCAGAGCAGACAGGGGAGCCAGCTGAAGATACCTCTGGTGTCATTAAGATGGCTGTCAAGTTTGACCGGTAGGTCTCCAGCTTGGCCTCAGCTTGGGCTAGGGCCAGCACCCTTGGGGTCCCACTGGGCCAGCACACTGGCTGCTGTATGTGCTTAATGTCAAACGTAGGGACCACAGGTCTTGTTGGTTTGGAAACTCGTTCTAAATTTTCAGCATCCCATAGAAGGTGCTTTCAGGGGAGATAGTCCCTGAAAGGCTGTCCCAAGGATAACTGAACTCTACTTTTTCCCTGATTTACCGCCTCCCACAACTCAGGGCAGGGGGGACTTGTCTCCTGTTCCTGAAAGTCTGTGCTTTTCCAAGGCCCTGAGGAACTGGCTCCTGGCATGAAGCTCCTCAAACAACAGCAGGACCCTAGCCCTCATTTGGCTCTGCAGCCCCTACCCACACCCAGTGCCCCTCACCAGCTCTGTGGTGCTCTCTCAAGCTGCTTACGCCTCAGATTGTGACTCAGCTTTGAATGGTGCCCTCCTCTGGGATCTGAGCCTTTCTCCAGTCCCCAGGACCAGACAGGAGCCAGTCTTGTCTGGCAGAGGTGTGGAGAGGGGGAGCAGGGTGGTGGGGAATAGCTGTTGGGCAGTCAGATGCCAGGGAGAGTTCCAGTTGGGAAGTTGGAATATGACCCCTCCCACCCTGTCACTGTGTCACCCTGTCACAGGCTGACTCTGAAACCAGATTCCAAGTGTCCATGGCTGCAGCAGATGATCATGACACTTGGCAGGCGGAATCAGGATGGGCGCTGAGCTAGATCCCCGAGACCATTGTCTGGCTACCTCCATTGCCCACCTCCACCCACTCCCTACTAATCTTGTCTTGAGTGGCAAGCTTCCTTCTTGGATGTTGAACATTGTTTTTCCAGTCTGGACCTCAGAGTACTGGGAGTTCATTCCCCCTTCCCTTACAATTTCTTGAGCATGCCAAAATTCATCTTCCCTTTAGGGAGAACCCAGGTCCAAGCTGCTGGTAGGACAAGAATGGGAGCCTAGGGGAGCAAGTACAGAAGCCTTAAGGCAGCAGCTCGGTGTCTCAGTTCCTCTCATTTCTGCAGCTCCTTTCAGGAGCTGAGTAGTGCCCTGGCTGAGGGAGGGAGCGGTGATGGTGGGTGACCCCAActgcttcccttcctttccccaggAGAGCATACCCAGCCCAGATCACCCCTAAGATGTGCCTACTAGAGTGGTGCCGGAGGGAGAAGTTGGCACAGCCTGTGTATGAAACGGTGAGTTCCTGGCTGTGGCCTGCCCTGCAGCCAGTCACAGCACTCCCATGGCTTACACCCTCAACTCTAGATTGCCAGGCTGGAGCCTGGCCTTGACCTCTGTAGGCATGGAGAAGCTGCTGGTGGCCAGGTCAGTTGCTGATAGCCCTCCCCTCTTACAGTGGCCTGTTGTCCAGTTCAGCCagacatctctcttttttttttttttgaaacagagtctaatttttattttttattttttagaaatgtggtctcagccgggcacggtggctcatgcctgtaatcccacaactttgggaggccgaggcaggtggaacacgaggtcaggagttcaagaccagcctggctaagatggtgaaaccccgttttcctaaaaatacaaaaattagctggacatggtggtgggcgcctgtaatcccagctacttgggaggctgaggcagagaactgcttaaacctggaggcagaggttgcagttagctgagatcatgccactgcactccagcctgtctcaaaataaataaataaataaataaatggggtcttgctttgttgtccaggcaggctggtctcaaactcctgtgctcaagtggtcctccttcctcagcctcccaaagtgctgggattataggtcatgagccttttttaaaaattttatttaattatttaattatttatttattttttgagacggagtctcgctctgttgcctaggctgcagtgcagtggcatgatcttggctcactgcaacctccgcctccaggttcaagtgattctcctgtgtcagcctcctgagtagctgggattacaggtgggtaccaccacacctggctaacttttttgtattttcagtagggatggggtttcaccatcttcaccaggc containing:
- the DUS2 gene encoding tRNA-dihydrouridine(20) synthase [NAD(P)+]-like isoform 1 (isoform 1 is encoded by transcript variant 1) — protein: MILNSLSLCYHNKLILAPMVRVGTLPMRLLALDYGADIVYCEELIDLKMIQCKRVVNEVLSTVDFVAPDDRVVFRTCEREQNRVVFQMGTSDAERALAVARLVENDVAGIDVNMGCPKQYSTKGGMGAALLSDPDKIEKILSTLVKGTRRPVTCKIRILPSLEDTLSLVKRIERTGIAAIAVHGRKREERPQHPVSCEVIKAIADTLSIPVIANGGSHDHIQQYSDIEDFRQATAASSVMVARAAMWNPSIFLKEGLRPLEEVMQKYIRYAVQYDNHYTNTKYCLCQMLREQLESPQGRLLHAAQSSREICEAFGLGAFYEETTQELDAQQARLSAKTSEQTGEPAEDTSGVIKMAVKFDRRAYPAQITPKMCLLEWCRREKLAQPVYETVQRPLDRLFSSIVTVAEQKYQSTLWDKSKKLAEQAAAIVCLRSQGLPEGRLGEESPSLHKRKREAPDQDPGGPRAQELAQPGDLCKKPFVALGSGEESPLEGW
- the DUS2 gene encoding tRNA-dihydrouridine(20) synthase [NAD(P)+]-like isoform 2 (isoform 2 is encoded by transcript variant 3) yields the protein MILNSLSLCYHNKLILAPMVRVGTLPMRLLALDYGADIVYCEELIDLKMIQCKRVVNEVLSTVDFVAPDDRVVFRTCEREQNRVVFQMGGMGAALLSDPDKIEKILSTLVKGTRRPVTCKIRILPSLEDTLSLVKRIERTGIAAIAVHGRKREERPQHPVSCEVIKAIADTLSIPVIANGGSHDHIQQYSDIEDFRQATAASSVMVARAAMWNPSIFLKEGLRPLEEVMQKYIRYAVQYDNHYTNTKYCLCQMLREQLESPQGRLLHAAQSSREICEAFGLGAFYEETTQELDAQQARLSAKTSEQTGEPAEDTSGVIKMAVKFDRRAYPAQITPKMCLLEWCRREKLAQPVYETVQRPLDRLFSSIVTVAEQKYQSTLWDKSKKLAEQAAAIVCLRSQGLPEGRLGEESPSLHKRKREAPDQDPGGPRAQELAQPGDLCKKPFVALGSGEESPLEGW